One Plasmodium relictum strain SGS1 genome assembly, chromosome: 2 genomic region harbors:
- a CDS encoding small subunit rRNA processing protein, putative, whose translation MKELLKFKKNRNKKNQLNTEQKDKKSLKKKKNEFKKKKYKKNKNNNLKEKIKNKKNLDKKEKKKNVKNEKSNLCKNTNYEDGYKSNKEKILPEKELNLVEDERFQFNDKLWLEVKKEESKKGIIYLSHIPIGLNASKIKEIFSKYGSIDKMHLNKIKEDEIDIASKEKNNKRLRYSDGYIEFFNKKDAIKVEKLLNNQMIGGKKRKNILRESFWHIKYLKNFTWNDLVSSVLYRNISRKDRFNFALKSMYKNYEKYLEKNIDKEGNNNKTVSSKLILKKNQEEKKKLFSRKNSNKLKFITIKKEEKKTDKDNTVSPDFLKLLM comes from the coding sequence atgaaggaacttttaaaatttaaaaagaacagaaacaaaaaaaatcagTTAAATACTGAGCAAAAAGACAAAAAAtcacttaaaaaaaagaaaaatgaattcaaaaaaaaaaaatataaaaaaaataagaataacaatttgaaagaaaaaataaaaaataaaaaaaatttggataaaaaagagaaaaaaaaaaatgtgaagAATGAGAAAAgtaatttatgtaaaaatacaaattatGAGGACGGctataaatcaaataaagaGAAAATTCTTCCAGAAAAAGAATTGAATCTTGTAGAAGATGAAAGATTTCAATTCAATGATAAGTTGTGGTTAGAAGTAAAAAAGGAAGAATCAAAAAAAGGGATTATATATTTGTCTCATATACCAATAGGTTTAAATGCttcaaaaattaaagaaatttttagtaaataCGGTTCTATTGATAAAATGCATTTAAATAAGATAAAAGAGGATGAAATTGATATTGcctcaaaagaaaaaaataacaaaagatTGAGATATTCTGATGGATACATAgaatttttcaataaaaaagatgctataaaagtagaaaaattattgaacAATCAAATGATTGGAggaaagaaaagaaaaaatatactaaGAGAGAGTTTTTGGCATATTAAgtacttaaaaaattttacttgGAATGATTTAGTGTCTTCTGtattatatagaaatatttcAAGAAAGGATAGATTTAATTTTGCATTAAAGAGtatgtataaaaattatgaaaaatatttagaaaaaaatatagataaagaaggcaataataataaaacagTAAGTAgcaaattaattttaaaaaaaaatcaagaagaaaaaaaaaaattattctcaAGAAAAAATTccaataaattaaaatttataactataaaaaaagaagagaaaaaaacTGATAAAGACAATACAGTTTCTCCAgactttttaaaattactaatgtaa